One window of Futiania mangrovi genomic DNA carries:
- a CDS encoding DUF302 domain-containing protein, with the protein MSYTIDRTIGGASLDDVDERTRQALSDAGFGVLTEIDVRATMKKKLDRDMAGYRILGACNPKMAWEALGLEPRVGAMLPCNVILREVDGGVEVSAVDPVASMSAIDNPDLKRVAGDVRDMLADAVAKI; encoded by the coding sequence ATGAGCTACACCATCGACCGGACCATCGGCGGCGCAAGCCTCGACGATGTGGACGAACGGACCCGGCAGGCGCTCTCCGACGCAGGCTTCGGTGTCCTGACCGAGATCGACGTGCGTGCGACGATGAAGAAGAAACTCGACCGCGACATGGCCGGCTACCGGATTCTCGGGGCGTGCAATCCGAAGATGGCGTGGGAGGCATTGGGTCTGGAGCCGCGCGTCGGCGCGATGCTGCCCTGCAACGTCATCCTGAGGGAGGTGGACGGCGGCGTCGAGGTCAGCGCCGTCGACCCCGTCGCCTCCATGTCCGCCATCGACAATCCGGACCTGAAGCGTGTCGCCGGCGATGTCAGGGACATGCTGGCGGATGCAGTCGCGAAGATCTGA
- a CDS encoding redoxin domain-containing protein: MSPLDDCDGHFAGVAAGNAVALPRLAHTAPIGSEASTFSAQHQRGATVDLSDFLGAGVILDFCRLWCAVCQTFYSAVYPVAPGKDLILPMVLEKRVRCREGAEHRAGMVVVVRCAAAGQPSPPWRAWNSLLLLVIG; this comes from the coding sequence ATGTCGCCGCTGGACGACTGTGATGGTCACTTCGCCGGTGTTGCGGCCGGAAACGCGGTGGCACTTCCCCGCCTTGCGCACACTGCGCCCATCGGTTCGGAAGCCTCAACCTTCAGCGCTCAGCACCAGCGCGGAGCCACGGTCGACCTGTCGGACTTCCTCGGCGCCGGCGTCATACTCGACTTCTGCAGGCTCTGGTGTGCCGTCTGCCAGACGTTCTACTCCGCGGTCTATCCGGTCGCCCCTGGAAAGGATCTGATCCTGCCGATGGTATTGGAAAAACGGGTCCGGTGCCGCGAGGGCGCAGAGCATCGCGCAGGCATGGTCGTCGTTGTCAGGTGTGCCGCAGCAGGTCAGCCCTCTCCGCCGTGGCGCGCCTGGAACTCCTTGCTGCTGTTGGTCATCGGATAG
- a CDS encoding sulfotransferase family protein, translating to MALEVIGAGFGRTGTNSLRLALERLGFGPCHHMFEVRDNPEQLPAWEAAARGEKVDWDEAFKGYRAQVDWPGAAYWRQLAEHYPDARVILSVRAPDDWFDSVQATIGPFMTTMRGKHAHPHMNAIAEMCGRFIVQDIFDGRIDDREHAIAVFKAHTKEVRDTISPERLLVYETGSGWGPLCAFLGVPEPDNPYPMTNSSKEFQARHGGEG from the coding sequence ATGGCGCTGGAAGTCATCGGGGCCGGTTTCGGCCGCACGGGAACCAATTCGCTGAGACTGGCGCTGGAGCGCCTTGGCTTCGGCCCCTGCCATCACATGTTCGAAGTGCGCGACAACCCCGAACAGCTGCCCGCCTGGGAAGCTGCCGCGCGCGGGGAGAAGGTGGATTGGGACGAGGCATTCAAGGGGTATCGCGCGCAGGTGGATTGGCCAGGCGCCGCATACTGGCGGCAGCTTGCCGAACACTATCCCGACGCCAGGGTGATCCTCAGCGTCCGCGCCCCGGATGACTGGTTCGACAGTGTTCAGGCGACCATAGGGCCCTTCATGACGACGATGCGCGGAAAGCACGCGCATCCGCACATGAACGCAATTGCCGAGATGTGCGGCCGCTTCATCGTCCAGGACATCTTCGACGGACGCATCGACGACAGGGAGCACGCGATTGCGGTCTTCAAGGCCCATACGAAGGAAGTGCGGGACACGATCTCCCCTGAGCGGCTCCTGGTTTACGAGACAGGCAGCGGATGGGGCCCGCTGTGCGCCTTTCTCGGCGTCCCGGAACCCGATAACCCCTATCCGATGACCAACAGCAGCAAGGAGTTCCAGGCGCGCCACGGCGGAGAGGGCTGA
- a CDS encoding glutamine synthetase family protein produces the protein MPANMTFDALKEAVASGEIDTILACIVDMQGRLQGKRFHAQHFVDTAWQETHCCNYLLATDLEMMTVQGYRSTGWEAGYGDYVMKPDLSTIRRIPWLPGTALVMCDLLDHHGHEEVAHAPRTILKRQVARAEAMGLKPCVATELEFFLFQESFDALSDAGYRTLQTLGRYNLDYSIIGTSKEEHVMRAIRNGLYGAGIPVENSKGEAEAGQEELNVRYSDALDTADMHSLVKMGVKDIANQHGHAATFMAKYATDRAGSSSHVHQSLFRDGQNAFLDMNADHGMSDLMRHYIAGQLANAREITCFLAPYVNSYKRFVAGLFAPTKAVWSLDNRTAGFRVCGEGTQAVRVECRIGGADLNPYLAIAALLAAGLEGIERTLELEPATVGDIYRAAEARSVPTSLAEAAELLRGSEMLTRAFGAEVVEHYYRAARWEIEEQQRVVTDWEVRRGFERA, from the coding sequence ATGCCAGCGAACATGACCTTCGATGCTCTGAAGGAAGCGGTTGCTTCGGGCGAGATTGACACGATCCTCGCCTGCATCGTCGACATGCAGGGGCGCCTGCAGGGCAAGCGCTTCCATGCGCAGCATTTCGTCGATACCGCCTGGCAGGAGACCCACTGCTGCAATTACCTGCTGGCCACCGACCTGGAGATGATGACAGTTCAGGGCTACCGGTCCACCGGGTGGGAGGCGGGCTACGGCGACTATGTCATGAAGCCGGACCTCTCGACGATCCGGCGGATCCCCTGGCTTCCGGGCACCGCGTTGGTGATGTGCGACCTGCTCGACCACCATGGGCACGAGGAGGTGGCGCACGCCCCTCGGACGATTCTCAAGCGTCAGGTCGCCAGGGCCGAGGCGATGGGGCTGAAGCCCTGCGTGGCCACCGAACTGGAGTTCTTCCTGTTCCAGGAAAGCTTCGACGCGCTGAGCGACGCGGGCTATCGAACGTTGCAGACGCTGGGGCGCTACAACCTGGATTATTCGATCATCGGAACCTCGAAAGAGGAACATGTGATGCGGGCGATCCGCAATGGCCTCTACGGCGCTGGTATCCCGGTCGAGAACTCCAAGGGCGAGGCGGAGGCCGGGCAGGAAGAACTGAATGTCCGATATTCCGACGCGCTCGACACCGCCGACATGCACAGCCTCGTGAAGATGGGCGTCAAGGACATTGCCAACCAGCACGGCCATGCCGCGACCTTCATGGCGAAATACGCCACAGACCGGGCTGGCTCGTCGAGCCATGTCCACCAGTCACTTTTCCGAGACGGTCAGAACGCTTTCCTCGACATGAACGCGGACCACGGCATGTCGGATCTCATGCGCCACTATATCGCCGGCCAGCTCGCCAACGCGCGCGAAATCACCTGTTTCCTGGCGCCCTACGTCAATAGCTACAAGCGCTTCGTGGCCGGCCTGTTCGCGCCGACGAAGGCGGTCTGGAGTCTCGACAACCGCACGGCCGGCTTCCGGGTCTGCGGCGAGGGAACGCAGGCGGTCCGCGTCGAATGCCGCATCGGTGGCGCCGACCTCAACCCCTACCTGGCGATCGCGGCGCTTCTTGCGGCGGGACTGGAAGGGATCGAGCGGACGCTCGAACTGGAGCCGGCGACGGTCGGGGACATCTACCGGGCGGCCGAGGCGCGCAGCGTGCCGACCTCGCTGGCCGAGGCGGCGGAATTGCTGAGGGGCAGCGAGATGCTGACCCGTGCCTTCGGCGCAGAGGTGGTTGAGCATTATTACCGCGCCGCGCGCTGGGAG